GACTTCAAGATTTTTATTGCTGAACACTGACTCTATTGCCTCGTCAAGATTTTCTTTTCCCGCAAACATTTTCAGCTCGGAGACTCCCGGCATTAATATTGATGAGCTTCTGAAGACTTCCTGCAACATCTCAAGCACCGCATTATCTTTCAGCATTTCGAGTCGTACATTCGGGTCAAAGGAAATTTTCACGCCGTGAGAGATCATCATGTTCATAGTTTTGACAATTTCCCGCGCGAAATTCACATCAGCCATTAACGAACAGCCCATTATGTGAAAATATTTCGTGTCCTCAAAGCCTGTGAAATTTCCGGGAGCTTTTGCCTTAACGCATGGGGAATTGTCCATGTAGAACAGAAATTTTCTTGAGCCGTCAGCAAAATACGTAACGAACGCTATACCCGTATGGCCGTCTTCAGGAATGATTACCCGGCTAACGTCAACGCCGTCATGTTTGAGCCTGCGCATAATGTTTTCGCCGAAATCGTCATGTCCGACTCCGCTGATTATCGCTGTGGAATGTCCGAGTCTCGCCGCCGTGCTGATAAATATACCGGGTGCGCCGCTTGGGAATGGGCCGCGAAAATAATCGGACTCGTATAGCGGTATGTCTTCTTTCGGGCGCATTATCTCTACAAGAAGCTCGCCCATTGTTACAATTTCTGCCATGAAAAATTTTTGCCCTCCCTTTGATGATGAGGATAAATAATTCTTGTGGGATTTGGGGAAAAGTTTACTATAATTGATGGGAAATGTAAAATTTTCAGTGCGGAGGAGGGGACTTGAACCCCTACACCTTTAGGGTATCAGATCCTAAGTCTGACGCGTCTACCATTCCGCCACCCCCGCAAACTGTCTCTATTGTATCACGACACAGGGACTTCCATCGGGTAATTTCCGTCAAAACATGCCTTGCAGTATGAGTCCTCAGCGCAGACTTCCCGCAAACTTTCCTCGCTGAGATATGTTAATGAGTCCGCGCCGAGATATTCGCAGATTTCTTCCGGCGATTTCTGTGCGGCTATGAGCTTCTCACGGTGCGGAGTGTCAATCCCGAAATAGCACGAGAATTTCACCTCAGGGGAAGCCGCGCAGACATGAATCTCTTTCGCACCCGCGTCCCGGAGATGTCCCACAATCCTCCGCAATGTCGTTCCGCGAACTATAGAGTCGTCAATGATGATTAGCCTTTTGCCCTCGATGTTCCGCCGAATCGTAGACAGCTTTATGCGTACAGCGTCATCCCTCATTGCCTGAGACGGTAATATGAACGTCCTGCCCATGTACTTGTTCTTGATGAGTCCCTCGCCGTAGGGAATGCCGGAAGCCTCCGCGTAACCTATCGCAGCAGGTATACCCGAATCAGGCACGGCCATTACTACATCAGCCTCAATCTTTCGTTGCTGTGCTAACTTCATTCCGCACCTCCGCCGGAAATCGTACACGCTCACTCCGTCAACAATAGAGTCCGGCCTCGCGAAATATACCATCTCGAACACGCACAAATTTTTCCTGCACCAGTGAGACGGCTCAACCGATTTCAGCCCGTCCCTGTCGGCAATCACTATTTCCCCCGGCCTGACATCGCACAGAAATTCAGCGTCAAGAGCTTCAAGCGCGCACGTTTCAGACGCGAACACATAGCCGGAGTCATTCTTCAGCTTACCGATACAGAGCGGGTGAAGGCCGTATGAATCTCTCACGCCGATTAATTTATCGCCAATGGTAATCACAAGGACATACGCGCCCTTAATGAGGCTCATTGCGTTTTTGATGCCCGCCTCGATTCCCCGCGAGCCGTGCTGGCATATTAGGTTGAGAATTGACTCGGAGTCGCTTGTTGTGTGGAAGATTACGCCCTCATCCGTGAGCATTTCCCGGAGGCTGTCGGCGTTGACGAGATTGCCATTATGCGCGAGGGCTATTTCACCGAGACGGCACGAGGCCACTAGGGGCTGTGCGCTCCTCTGTGAACCGTCGCCCGCTGTCGAATATCTCACATGGCCGATGGCGATATTCCCGGGGAGCTTCCCGAAATCATAGTCCCGGAAAACTTCCCCGGCGAGTCCCAAATCTTTGCGGATTTCGATTTTCCCCGCCGAGTTCGCCGCAATCCCGGCACTTTCCTGCCCTCTGTGCTGAAGCGCGTACAGTCCGTAGTACACCAAGCGAGACGCTTGCCCCGCCTCATCATTCAGGTATACACCGATCACTCCGCACTCCTCGTGAAGCTCATCAGACATTGCCGTTTATGCGCCTGAATATTTCCTCGTAGGCTTCCTCAACCCCGCCCATGTCCCTGCGGAATCTGTCCTTGTCGAGCTTCTCATTCGTCTTTGCGTCCCAGAAACGGCACGTATCCGGCGAAATCTCATCAGCAAGAATGATACTGCCGTCAGGGAGTCTCCCGGCCTCTATCTTGAAGTCCACGAGCTTGACTCCGATACCCGCGAAAAATTCCCGCAGGACATCGTTGACCTTGTACGCCATTTCCCGAATCACTTTGAGTTCGTCCTCTGTCGCAACTCCCAAGGCTATTATGTGGCTGTCGTTGATTAACGGGTCATTGAGCGCGTCATTCTTGAGGGAAAATTCAAGCGTCGGACATTTCAGCGGGGTGCCTTCCTCGACTCCGTAACGTTTCGAGAATGATCCGGCGGCTGTGTTGCGGATTATTATCTCAAGCGGGACTATCTCGACTGCTTTCACGAGGGTCTCGCGGTCGCTTAACTGTTCGGCAAAATGAGTCCTCACTCCGTTTTTCTCCAACAGTCTGAACATCATATTGCTCATCTTGTTGTTGATTACTCCCTTGCCTGTGATTGTTCCGTGCTTTAGGCCGTTGAAGGCTGTCGCGTCGTCTTTGTACTCGACAATGTAATATGACGGGTCTGAAGTCGCAAAAACTTTCTTGGCTTTTCCCTCGTAACGCTGCTCTAATTTCGTGATGCCCATGTTAATTTTGTTCCTTCCGTTGTAGATTGCTGCGTGAATATTATACATGCCCGCGCTAGTTGCCGCTGTCAGAGTCAGAGTCAAAAAAGTCTTTCCGCTTCCAATACCATAGACCCATAGCAAGCCCCCCGAAAATGAATCCCCCGCTTAAACCGCCGATAACGTAATCCATTTTCACGCCGCCCCCGAACAATGAGCTTCCGTAGCCCGCAAGAGCATAACCGAATGAGATAACGCAAAGAAGCGACAGTGTTGTGATAAATAGACGCATAAATTTTTCACCGCCTGTAATAAAATATCAGCAATTTCACTCCGAGATTTATTATATTCCATCAATGAAGGGAGTTTTTATCATGCGGAAATTTCTGAAGGCTATATGCTTTTCTGTGATGATAATTATTTCTGCCTCTTCAGTTTTTGCTGACGAGACTCCAAATCTCCAGGAAGAGCCTTTATCCCCCGCTTATCTCGAATGGCTCAATAATCCTGGCACCCACGCCCCGAACGGATATACCCCAAGCCCTGTAAATAGGTCTCACCTTTCAGGCAATCCCCCGGTAACCCGAACTGACTCTAGGAATGTCGGAGACGGCGCAATCCCCTCCGCTTATGACCTTCGGAACGTCAGCGGGAAAAGCTATGTCCCCTCAGTCAGAAATCAGGGGCAGTACGGAACATGCTGGGCGCACGCCGCGTTAGGGGCTATGGAGTCTAACTACCTCAGGCAGGGTGCTTCATATCTCACGGGTAGCGAGCCGGATTTGTCCGAGCTTCATTTATCGTGGTTCGTCTACCAGGATCCAAGGACGAGATATTCGTTCAGCAAGCAGAGTGGCTCATTCACAGGGGGCGAAGTTTTCGGCCAAGGCGGGAACGCAGACAAGGCCATCGCGCTTATGTCCCGAATTGCCGGCCCAGTCAACGAGTCTGTACTGCCGTATACCAGCATTAACGCTACTGTGTCGGGAATGCAGAAAATTATTCCGTCCAGCAAACTCCCGGAAGATTACCCCGCTGTTATGAGGCTTCATGACGCTTACACCCTCGGCGATATGACATCCTCACTAATGCCCACAGTAAAGCAGCTTGTCATGAACAACGGGGCTGTTGAGATAAGCTACTATTCAAACCAGACTGTCGCGACAGGTTCAGGAGTGTCGGCATACTACAAGAACAGCGACAGCACATATACATACTACAATACTTCAGGCGCGACTCCGAATCACGCTGTCTTGATCGTGGGATGGGATGACAGTTTCAGCGCGTCAAAGTTCAGCCCTAATCCCGGCACAAACGGAGCGTGGCTCGTGCGTAACTCCTGGGGCGGCTCATGGGGGCAGGCCGGGTATTTCTGGATGTCGTACAAGCAGAATATCGCGGACGTTACAGCGTATATCACCGAGCCTTTGACGAGCGGAATTAATGTATACTGCCATGATCCTTTAGGTATGTGCGGGACATTCGGATATACGTCAAACAGCGCGAAAATTCCGGGGTGGGCGGCTAATGTCTTCAGGGCTGAGGGTGCTAATGAAATCCTGACGCAGGTCTCACTAATCACTACAGAGAATAACGCGGGCTATGCTGTCTACGTCTACAAGCTGGGAAAAACTAAGCCGTCCTCACTTTCTGTTACGGCGGGAGGGTTCGCGGCAAAGAAGACTGGCACAATAACTTACGCCGGGTATCATGTGATTACGCTTGACGACCCTGTGAAACTTGATGACGGTGAATATTTCGCGGTTGTCGTAAACACCCTCAACACCGGCGCGTACAATATGGCCATCGAGCGTGAAGCGTCTTACCCCGGCGGAGGATATTATTCCCAGCCTTCAGTGAACGCGGGGGAGAGCTATTTTGCCGGGGGGAACAGTTTCCCAACATCATGGACGGACGGAAATTCAATGTCCCCGAAACGGAACGCCTGTATTAAAGCCTTCACCGTTACAGGCTCATCATCAGGCACAGCCCCTTCAATCACAACAACTTCCCTTCCTGACGGCAAAGTCTCTTCAGCATACAGCGCAACACTCGCAGCAACAGGAACATCCCCGATAACGTGGACATTTTCCGGGAACGTTCCCGCCGGACTCACGGGAAACACATCAACGGGCGAAATTTCCGGGACACCGACTCAGGCCGGGACATACACATTCACCGCGAAAGCCTCAAACGCTTACGGCTCGGACACAAAAACATTCACCCTCACGATTACTGCCATCACTCCCACAGGCTACGCCCCGAATATCGTTACAGCGACTCTCCCGGCTCCGTCCCTCAATACGGCGTACAGTCAGTATATTTACGCTGAAGGAACAGCCCCGATAACATTCTCCGCAACAGGGACTCTCCCCGCAGGACTCACGCTCGCAGGATCATCAAGCAGCATTTATCCCGGCGCGGCTCTGATTTCAGGGACACCGACAGCGGCAGGCACATATACTTTCACCGTAACAGCCTCAAACGCTTACGGGACAGCCTCGCAGTCATTCACACTGACCGTATCAGCCTCGTCGGGAACACTGACAATCACGACAGACTCAATTGTTGACGGCTACACAGGGCAGTACTTCAGCCAGACAATGACAGCGACATCAACACAAAGCGCCCTCATAAGCTGGGCGGTTACGTCCGGGACTCTTCCGGCGGGACTCTCGATTTCGCGCTACGGCACAATCACAGGAACACCGACAGCGGCAGGGACGTATTCATTCACCCTGAAAGCCTCGAACACTTACGGCACAGCGGAGAAAGCATACACAATGACCGTGAGGACGCTCGGAAATTTGCCGCGTATAACGACTCGTGATTTGCCTTACGGACTCAAGGGCGGAAGCGGCTACAGGGGAGTCCTCACAGCGTCAGGCACAGGGGCTATAACATGGGCTGTAACGTCCGGGAGTCTTCCGGCGGGCTTGTCTCTGAACGCCTCAACAGGAATAATCAGCGGGACTCCATCGGCGATAGGGACATATATTTTCACGGTGAGGGCATCGGACTCGAACGGCTCGACATTGCGGAGCTTCACGATTTATGTATATACGACAACATTACAGCCTGACATTGACACAGCGCAGACTCTTCCGGACGGCAAAACAGGCACGCCATATTACGAGACGTTAAACGCTTTCGCAACGTCATATGTTACATGGGCGGTTACATCGGGGACTCTTCCTGCGGGACTCACTCTCGATTCACAGTCCGGCGTAATCTCAGGGACTCCCACAAGCGCGGGGACATTCACATTCACGGTGAGAGCCGCGAACGCTTACGGCTCTGCGTCAAAGTCATACACGATAAAGATTACGGCTTCAAGCTCCGGCACAAAGCCCGCAATAACTACAACGGCTCTTCCTTCAGGCGAGGCGGGCAAAAGTTACAGTGCCTCACTCACTGCTACAGGAACGACTCCAATAACGTGGACAGCGCAGAATCTCCCGGCAGGACTGGCGATAAACTCATCAACGGGAGCTGTTACAGGGACTCCGACAGCCGCGGGGACATACAGCACGGTTATTACGGCCTCGAACAGTTACGGGACAGACTCGAAAACATACACCCTCACAATTTCCGCCGCAGGTGTCAAGCCGTCAATCACGACAGACTCATTACCTAATGGGCAGGCCGGGAAAAGTTACAGCGCGACTCTTTCTGCCGATGGAACAGCCCCGATAACGTGGACAGCTTCCGGTCTCCCTTCAGGAGTCAGCCTGAACACGTCAGCGGGAAGATTATCCGGGACTCCGTCAAGAGCAGGGACATACCGAATCACAATCACCGCGAGAAACTCATACGGCACAGCCTCCAAAACTTTCACCGTAACAATCGCCGCGGCGGGAGTGAGGCCGACAATATCAACATCAAGCCTTCCTGACGGCAAAATTGACGCGGAATATTCGCAGACTCTCACAGCGTCAGGCACAGCCCCGCTAACATGGGCGGTAACTTCCGGGACTCTTCCGGCAGGTCTGAGCATTAACGCTTCAACAGGCGTGATTTCCGGGACTCCGACAGAGTCAGGCACTTTCACTTTCACCGTAACAGCCTCGAACGAATACGGCACGGCCTCGAAATCGTACACGCTGAATATTATTGCGACACTTGACGGCGACAGCGTGAACATTTCCGGGTATGTCGGGTACGCTGTGAGGCAGCAGCTTTCGGTGTCGGCTTCAGGCTCTGTAATATGGCGGGCATTGTCGTCTCTTCCTTCGGGACTTTCACTCAGCAGGGCGGGACTAATTTCCGGGACTCCGAGGACAGCCGGGAATTTCAGCGTAAAGGTTACAGCGACAGCCGGGACAAGCGTAACAGAGTTCACTGTAAACTTCAGCATAAGCGCGAGGCCAGTAAGACCAACTATAACAACATCAATCCTTCCGAACGCCACTGTAAGCGAGGAATATTCACGAGCCGTAACAATAACAGGAACAGCACCCATAACCGTAACAGCAACGGGACTCCCTGAAGGACTCACGTTCAACTCCGGCACATGGCTCATCAGCGGCATTCCGTCAAAAGCAGGGACGTACAATATCAGGTTCACTGCGGAAAATGTTGCAACGAGGCTCGAAAACAGGCCGATAACAAGAACAGTCCGGCTTGTAGTCAGGGCGCAGGCTCCAAAAATCAATGCCCCCGGGACTCTTTCTGACGGGATTATGGGCGAGGCGTATAACGGCGTTCAGTTTACATTGTCGCAGGGTACA
This DNA window, taken from Synergistaceae bacterium, encodes the following:
- a CDS encoding sugar kinase yields the protein MAEIVTMGELLVEIMRPKEDIPLYESDYFRGPFPSGAPGIFISTAARLGHSTAIISGVGHDDFGENIMRRLKHDGVDVSRVIIPEDGHTGIAFVTYFADGSRKFLFYMDNSPCVKAKAPGNFTGFEDTKYFHIMGCSLMADVNFAREIVKTMNMMISHGVKISFDPNVRLEMLKDNAVLEMLQEVFRSSSILMPGVSELKMFAGKENLDEAIESVFSNKNLEVLVLKNGSKGSSIYTRKGLEVSQPVYRVIQEDATGAGDSYDAAFICGLAEGKTLAECAKMGAAAGALNAAAFGPMEGKISPESVRKMIEES
- a CDS encoding amidophosphoribosyltransferase codes for the protein MSDELHEECGVIGVYLNDEAGQASRLVYYGLYALQHRGQESAGIAANSAGKIEIRKDLGLAGEVFRDYDFGKLPGNIAIGHVRYSTAGDGSQRSAQPLVASCRLGEIALAHNGNLVNADSLREMLTDEGVIFHTTSDSESILNLICQHGSRGIEAGIKNAMSLIKGAYVLVITIGDKLIGVRDSYGLHPLCIGKLKNDSGYVFASETCALEALDAEFLCDVRPGEIVIADRDGLKSVEPSHWCRKNLCVFEMVYFARPDSIVDGVSVYDFRRRCGMKLAQQRKIEADVVMAVPDSGIPAAIGYAEASGIPYGEGLIKNKYMGRTFILPSQAMRDDAVRIKLSTIRRNIEGKRLIIIDDSIVRGTTLRRIVGHLRDAGAKEIHVCAASPEVKFSCYFGIDTPHREKLIAAQKSPEEICEYLGADSLTYLSEESLREVCAEDSYCKACFDGNYPMEVPVS
- a CDS encoding phosphoribosylaminoimidazolesuccinocarboxamide synthase codes for the protein MTKLEQRYEGKAKKVFATSDPSYYIVEYKDDATAFNGLKHGTITGKGVINNKMSNMMFRLLEKNGVRTHFAEQLSDRETLVKAVEIVPLEIIIRNTAAGSFSKRYGVEEGTPLKCPTLEFSLKNDALNDPLINDSHIIALGVATEDELKVIREMAYKVNDVLREFFAGIGVKLVDFKIEAGRLPDGSIILADEISPDTCRFWDAKTNEKLDKDRFRRDMGGVEEAYEEIFRRINGNV
- a CDS encoding putative Ig domain-containing protein; translated protein: MRKFLKAICFSVMIIISASSVFADETPNLQEEPLSPAYLEWLNNPGTHAPNGYTPSPVNRSHLSGNPPVTRTDSRNVGDGAIPSAYDLRNVSGKSYVPSVRNQGQYGTCWAHAALGAMESNYLRQGASYLTGSEPDLSELHLSWFVYQDPRTRYSFSKQSGSFTGGEVFGQGGNADKAIALMSRIAGPVNESVLPYTSINATVSGMQKIIPSSKLPEDYPAVMRLHDAYTLGDMTSSLMPTVKQLVMNNGAVEISYYSNQTVATGSGVSAYYKNSDSTYTYYNTSGATPNHAVLIVGWDDSFSASKFSPNPGTNGAWLVRNSWGGSWGQAGYFWMSYKQNIADVTAYITEPLTSGINVYCHDPLGMCGTFGYTSNSAKIPGWAANVFRAEGANEILTQVSLITTENNAGYAVYVYKLGKTKPSSLSVTAGGFAAKKTGTITYAGYHVITLDDPVKLDDGEYFAVVVNTLNTGAYNMAIEREASYPGGGYYSQPSVNAGESYFAGGNSFPTSWTDGNSMSPKRNACIKAFTVTGSSSGTAPSITTTSLPDGKVSSAYSATLAATGTSPITWTFSGNVPAGLTGNTSTGEISGTPTQAGTYTFTAKASNAYGSDTKTFTLTITAITPTGYAPNIVTATLPAPSLNTAYSQYIYAEGTAPITFSATGTLPAGLTLAGSSSSIYPGAALISGTPTAAGTYTFTVTASNAYGTASQSFTLTVSASSGTLTITTDSIVDGYTGQYFSQTMTATSTQSALISWAVTSGTLPAGLSISRYGTITGTPTAAGTYSFTLKASNTYGTAEKAYTMTVRTLGNLPRITTRDLPYGLKGGSGYRGVLTASGTGAITWAVTSGSLPAGLSLNASTGIISGTPSAIGTYIFTVRASDSNGSTLRSFTIYVYTTTLQPDIDTAQTLPDGKTGTPYYETLNAFATSYVTWAVTSGTLPAGLTLDSQSGVISGTPTSAGTFTFTVRAANAYGSASKSYTIKITASSSGTKPAITTTALPSGEAGKSYSASLTATGTTPITWTAQNLPAGLAINSSTGAVTGTPTAAGTYSTVITASNSYGTDSKTYTLTISAAGVKPSITTDSLPNGQAGKSYSATLSADGTAPITWTASGLPSGVSLNTSAGRLSGTPSRAGTYRITITARNSYGTASKTFTVTIAAAGVRPTISTSSLPDGKIDAEYSQTLTASGTAPLTWAVTSGTLPAGLSINASTGVISGTPTESGTFTFTVTASNEYGTASKSYTLNIIATLDGDSVNISGYVGYAVRQQLSVSASGSVIWRALSSLPSGLSLSRAGLISGTPRTAGNFSVKVTATAGTSVTEFTVNFSISARPVRPTITTSILPNATVSEEYSRAVTITGTAPITVTATGLPEGLTFNSGTWLISGIPSKAGTYNIRFTAENVATRLENRPITRTVRLVVRAQAPKINAPGTLSDGIMGEAYNGVQFTLSQGTEPVVWRISGQPSGMRMSSTGLLSGTPSRAGKFNMTVRASNSGGNDSLRVPLTILQKPEISSARMANGTTDITYTARFTARGTAPITWSIEGLPDGMSFEQNTAGTSATVRGIPTVPGTYSVSMSLSNEAGTRDYTVNFIVRGVAPRLTATLSRASVGQSYTGSRIYATGTKPMEITHSISDSDLVKFGITSLEDLGLKFTCNSADGTAKITGTPEFSLKNLPITFTARNIVSSVTRRVYLTIAGSAPRFTAPSASTVNMTCEIGSDIDIDFTVTGSKKITYSMTGGSGFTLTQTGDYDAHLSGTAPARDTTTTITVKATNADGSATKRVIIRTQTPPKITTASLPSGTVSRNYSARVTATGTSTIRYTISGTLPAGLRFSNGTFSGRPTQSGNFTVTITATNSIGTDSKEFTITINS